A genomic window from Desulfovibrio intestinalis includes:
- a CDS encoding PLDc N-terminal domain-containing protein gives MMFHWWHVALVMIPMLPTLWSIIHIWGHEFPTPQQRALWLVLVVFLPVIGGIIYIFTGRKKALGKVQI, from the coding sequence ATGATGTTTCATTGGTGGCATGTGGCTCTGGTCATGATTCCCATGCTTCCTACGTTGTGGAGCATAATCCACATCTGGGGGCATGAGTTTCCCACACCCCAGCAACGGGCACTGTGGCTCGTACTGGTGGTTTTTTTGCCGGTTATCGGCGGTATCATCTATATTTTCACAGGGCGTAAAAAAGCCCTGGGAAAAGTGCAAATTTGA
- a CDS encoding SAM-dependent methyltransferase, whose protein sequence is MDIPRIFNITESAHRIHNPYTPEKLATLGAALRLKPEDRVLDLGSGSGEMLCTWARDYGITGTGVDMSQLFFEQAKLRANELEVADKIHFIHDDAAGYIAAEKVDVAACVGATWIGGGVTGTIELLAKSLRPGGIILIGEPYWLQLPPTETIAKGCLANTIADFLTLPELVASFGELNYDVVEMVLADQDSWDRYEAAKWLTMRRWLEANPDDDFAKEVRDQLTTEPKRYVTYSRDYLGWGVFALMAR, encoded by the coding sequence TTGGACATACCGCGCATATTCAACATTACTGAAAGTGCTCACCGCATACATAATCCTTATACGCCAGAGAAGCTCGCCACTCTTGGTGCGGCCTTGCGTCTGAAGCCGGAAGATCGTGTCCTTGATCTTGGCAGTGGGTCGGGCGAAATGTTGTGCACCTGGGCACGGGATTACGGAATCACCGGAACTGGCGTCGACATGAGCCAGCTGTTTTTCGAGCAAGCGAAGCTACGCGCAAACGAGCTAGAAGTTGCCGATAAAATCCACTTCATCCACGACGATGCCGCTGGCTACATAGCAGCTGAAAAGGTTGACGTGGCAGCCTGCGTTGGTGCCACATGGATCGGCGGAGGCGTCACGGGCACCATTGAACTTCTTGCAAAAAGCCTTCGGCCCGGAGGAATCATCCTTATTGGTGAACCCTACTGGCTCCAGCTGCCGCCAACAGAAACCATTGCCAAGGGATGCCTTGCCAACACAATAGCCGACTTTCTCACGCTTCCTGAGCTTGTCGCGTCTTTTGGTGAGCTTAATTACGATGTTGTGGAGATGGTGCTTGCCGATCAGGACAGCTGGGACAGATACGAGGCAGCAAAATGGCTGACCATGCGGCGATGGCTTGAGGCCAACCCGGACGACGATTTTGCGAAGGAAGTTCGCGACCAACTGACGACGGAGCCCAAACGCTACGTTACCTACAGCCGGGACTATCTTGGGTGGGGCGTATTTGCCCTGATGGCGCGGTAG
- the lspA gene encoding signal peptidase II, with protein MMRRRYRILGGMALLALALDQLSKYIVMQTIPEHRSVPVIEGLFDLINIRNRGAAFGFLNRSDIEWQFWLFLGATVVAAWAIFMLVRNSDDEPWLFAGLGLVLGGALGNLVDRIRFRAVVDFLDVYWGDWHWPAFNVADSAIFVGAALACFIMWRQSPTKAGDKKGNKAGKASGKGGSAA; from the coding sequence ATCATGCGCAGACGCTATCGCATTCTCGGGGGTATGGCCCTGTTGGCACTGGCGCTCGATCAGCTGAGCAAGTATATTGTCATGCAGACCATACCGGAGCACCGGTCTGTGCCGGTTATTGAAGGCCTGTTTGACCTGATCAACATACGAAACCGCGGAGCGGCCTTTGGCTTTTTGAACCGCTCCGACATTGAATGGCAGTTTTGGCTGTTCCTTGGGGCCACGGTGGTGGCCGCGTGGGCCATATTCATGCTGGTTCGCAACTCGGACGACGAACCCTGGCTCTTTGCGGGCCTGGGGCTGGTTCTGGGCGGCGCTCTGGGAAATCTGGTAGACCGCATCCGTTTTCGGGCGGTGGTGGACTTTCTGGATGTTTACTGGGGCGACTGGCATTGGCCTGCCTTCAATGTGGCAGATTCGGCCATTTTTGTGGGGGCTGCCCTGGCTTGCTTTATCATGTGGCGTCAATCGCCGACAAAAGCCGGGGACAAAAAAGGCAACAAAGCCGGAAAAGCCTCCGGCAAAGGGGGAAGTGCCGCATGA
- the flgA gene encoding flagellar basal body P-ring formation chaperone FlgA, producing the protein MPWAARHVRLIWLAVSALLLALTLVCLWRAEPVLAAGGVPQAVWQDNDRNHRRSPTQVKTQLRPPQVRAGQMPLDPEAHDARAAKTSTQLAANAVPLAQEGNLSLLEQGDWRLKIVPAAVTNTNMVLLGDIAIPLGHIEQAQWDALRATPLWDAPPEEGKPLQINRSRLSQALRQALGQDVASRCILPTSLVIQHGGLVFREDDLRNYVVKSLTPQLAAMPGEAELTDFRLPEYIFLAHSQQRVQLEPGKLTPGRVPLRFAVQEADGSVLRRVAGTATLSLWLTVPTAAQSMNKGDALTAQSVTFMRVNAGQLRDLPWDGHGGPWQLARSINAGDTILQSDLANQHMVKRGDVVSLIFSRGNLKIVTQAQAMADGEPGATIPLRNLQTKKQVFGIVKNGNTVEVH; encoded by the coding sequence ATGCCCTGGGCAGCGCGCCATGTCAGGCTGATCTGGCTGGCTGTGTCCGCTCTTCTGCTGGCATTGACGCTGGTCTGCCTGTGGCGGGCCGAGCCTGTGCTGGCGGCTGGCGGCGTGCCGCAGGCCGTATGGCAGGATAATGACCGTAACCACAGGCGTTCGCCAACACAGGTGAAAACCCAGCTGCGGCCTCCTCAGGTTCGGGCCGGACAAATGCCCCTTGACCCGGAGGCCCACGACGCCAGAGCCGCCAAAACCAGCACGCAACTGGCCGCCAACGCTGTGCCTCTGGCTCAGGAAGGAAATTTGAGCCTGCTGGAGCAGGGCGACTGGCGGCTTAAAATCGTTCCGGCGGCTGTTACCAATACCAATATGGTACTGTTGGGCGATATTGCCATACCCCTTGGACATATTGAGCAGGCGCAGTGGGACGCGTTACGCGCCACCCCCCTGTGGGACGCGCCGCCTGAAGAAGGCAAGCCGCTGCAGATCAACCGCTCCCGGTTATCGCAGGCACTACGGCAGGCATTGGGGCAGGATGTGGCGAGCCGGTGCATTTTGCCGACCTCTCTTGTGATCCAGCACGGCGGATTGGTTTTTCGTGAAGACGATTTGCGCAACTATGTCGTCAAAAGCTTGACCCCACAATTGGCGGCCATGCCTGGCGAGGCGGAGCTCACAGATTTTCGCTTGCCAGAATACATTTTTCTCGCTCACAGCCAGCAGCGCGTCCAGCTTGAGCCGGGTAAGCTGACTCCCGGGCGCGTGCCCTTGCGCTTTGCCGTGCAGGAAGCCGATGGCTCTGTGTTGCGGCGGGTGGCGGGTACTGCAACGCTTTCTCTGTGGCTTACGGTGCCCACGGCTGCCCAGTCGATGAACAAGGGCGATGCCCTGACTGCCCAAAGCGTGACCTTTATGCGCGTCAACGCCGGGCAGTTGCGTGATTTGCCATGGGACGGGCACGGCGGCCCCTGGCAGCTTGCCAGAAGTATAAATGCTGGTGACACAATTTTGCAGAGCGACCTGGCCAATCAGCATATGGTCAAGCGCGGTGATGTGGTCTCACTCATATTTTCCCGTGGCAATCTGAAAATTGTCACACAGGCGCAAGCCATGGCTGACGGTGAACCCGGAGCCACCATTCCGCTGCGGAACTTGCAGACCAAAAAGCAGGTCTTCGGCATTGTCAAAAACGGCAATACTGTAGAAGTACACTAG
- a CDS encoding protein phosphatase CheZ has protein sequence MSDEKAEPTVYRQLSADMREGLKDIYQQISTASQNKPLADSGTDALFHEATAQLAEVLKATESATMSIMEVVERHLDLQAQNVELLAAVREGSASQVQISLLEENNTRLGDDLTGLLTDLSFQDITGQRIKRVVTALNKIENTVVELYISSGLIMDGAEKDPQKNAVSLQTEARQAVEDFRQQRKKGDSLKGPDKEGVSQSAIDDMLSQLGM, from the coding sequence ATGAGCGACGAAAAGGCCGAACCCACCGTGTACAGGCAGTTGAGCGCGGACATGCGCGAGGGACTCAAGGATATTTATCAGCAGATATCCACTGCCTCCCAGAACAAGCCTCTGGCTGATTCCGGCACGGATGCGCTCTTTCATGAGGCAACGGCCCAGCTGGCAGAAGTTCTCAAAGCTACAGAAAGCGCCACCATGTCCATCATGGAGGTTGTGGAACGTCACCTCGATTTGCAGGCGCAGAACGTAGAACTGCTGGCAGCTGTACGCGAGGGCAGCGCGTCTCAAGTGCAGATTTCTCTGCTTGAGGAAAATAATACCAGGTTGGGTGATGACCTTACCGGCCTGCTGACGGACCTGAGCTTTCAGGACATCACCGGGCAGCGCATCAAGCGTGTTGTAACGGCGTTGAACAAGATAGAAAATACCGTGGTGGAGCTTTATATCTCGTCTGGGCTCATCATGGATGGAGCGGAAAAAGATCCGCAAAAGAATGCGGTATCTCTTCAGACCGAGGCCCGGCAGGCTGTGGAAGATTTTCGTCAGCAGCGCAAAAAGGGCGATAGTCTCAAAGGACCGGACAAAGAGGGCGTATCGCAGAGCGCCATCGACGACATGCTCAGTCAGCTGGGCATGTAG
- a CDS encoding class I SAM-dependent DNA methyltransferase produces MSSNKVHPSWQNIPSLYERHADYFDKSRGKSLVEQAWMDKFLTIAGSGANILDLGCGSGEPLAAYCIENGHHVTGIDGSAPMLSLCRARFPDQEWLPGDMRHCRLGKAFNGILAWDSFFHLPPEDQRPMFAVFERHAAPGAALMFTSGPGAGEAIGEFQGEQLYHASLDAAEYGTLLASHGFALVEHVIEDQSCGGHTIWLARHLSEEKESC; encoded by the coding sequence ATGAGTTCAAACAAGGTTCATCCCTCATGGCAAAACATTCCTTCCCTCTATGAGCGGCATGCGGATTATTTTGACAAGTCTCGTGGTAAGAGTCTTGTTGAGCAAGCGTGGATGGACAAATTTCTCACCATCGCCGGCTCTGGTGCAAACATTCTCGATTTGGGCTGCGGTTCAGGCGAGCCATTGGCAGCGTATTGCATTGAAAACGGGCATCATGTGACTGGCATAGACGGATCAGCGCCGATGTTGAGTTTGTGCAGGGCGCGGTTTCCAGATCAAGAATGGCTTCCTGGCGACATGCGGCACTGCAGGTTGGGCAAGGCTTTCAATGGTATTCTGGCTTGGGACAGCTTTTTCCACCTTCCTCCTGAAGATCAACGGCCCATGTTCGCCGTATTCGAGCGCCACGCTGCACCCGGCGCTGCCCTGATGTTCACCTCTGGCCCGGGCGCGGGTGAAGCCATCGGCGAATTTCAGGGCGAGCAGTTGTACCACGCCAGCCTGGATGCGGCTGAGTATGGCACTCTTCTGGCTTCACACGGCTTTGCATTGGTGGAGCATGTGATCGAAGATCAAAGCTGCGGCGGCCACACCATCTGGTTGGCCCGTCATTTGAGCGAAGAAAAAGAGAGTTGCTGA
- a CDS encoding nitroreductase family protein, with protein MNVFTVNHDLCRKDGICALVCPVHIIDAEVGSYPTLDKHKAAYCIGCGQCMAFCPTQACSAPGLDQKDCLPLHPELMPTADQAEELASSRRSVRNFKNKNIPREQFKRLLEAARFAPTAKNVQNLRWIVLESREQVVKLAELVVDWMRLLPQTDPVVDEAMHASGLVRAWDRGVDVITRTAPHLAVVVAPKWRWGQADSVIAITYLELLAQAQGIGCCWGGYLCMAFEHPAAQPVRDFLGIGPDEMGFAAQMMGYPLFKAKVRPVRKQPDITWK; from the coding sequence ATGAACGTATTTACAGTTAATCATGATTTGTGCCGCAAAGACGGCATATGCGCCCTGGTATGCCCAGTGCATATTATTGACGCTGAAGTGGGCTCCTATCCTACTCTGGACAAGCATAAGGCGGCCTATTGCATAGGCTGTGGGCAATGCATGGCTTTTTGCCCCACGCAGGCTTGTTCTGCTCCCGGTCTTGACCAGAAAGACTGTCTGCCGCTGCATCCTGAGCTGATGCCCACGGCAGATCAGGCCGAAGAACTGGCGTCGTCGCGTCGGTCTGTTCGTAATTTCAAAAATAAAAACATTCCGAGAGAGCAGTTCAAGCGTCTTCTTGAAGCGGCGCGGTTCGCCCCCACAGCCAAAAACGTGCAAAATCTGCGCTGGATAGTGCTGGAATCGCGCGAGCAGGTGGTGAAGCTTGCGGAACTGGTGGTGGACTGGATGCGCCTTTTGCCCCAAACCGACCCTGTAGTGGACGAAGCCATGCATGCCAGCGGCCTTGTGCGTGCCTGGGACCGGGGTGTTGACGTTATCACCCGCACGGCGCCCCACCTGGCAGTTGTTGTGGCTCCCAAGTGGCGCTGGGGACAGGCGGATTCCGTTATTGCCATAACCTATCTGGAACTGCTGGCACAGGCGCAGGGCATAGGCTGCTGTTGGGGGGGCTACCTCTGCATGGCCTTTGAGCATCCTGCGGCGCAGCCCGTGCGTGACTTCCTCGGTATCGGGCCTGATGAAATGGGTTTTGCCGCGCAGATGATGGGCTACCCGCTATTCAAGGCCAAGGTTCGCCCCGTGCGCAAGCAGCCTGACATCACCTGGAAATAA
- a CDS encoding HypC/HybG/HupF family hydrogenase formation chaperone yields the protein MCLAIPARIEELFGEGMARVRVGESSTYLNASVMLLPQEPNVGDYVIVHAGFALHTMTPTEAEESLSALREMAKALDDGPPQF from the coding sequence ATGTGTCTTGCCATTCCCGCCCGTATTGAAGAATTGTTTGGTGAAGGTATGGCCCGCGTGCGCGTGGGCGAAAGTTCAACCTATTTGAACGCTTCTGTCATGCTTTTGCCTCAAGAACCCAATGTTGGGGACTATGTTATCGTGCACGCGGGCTTTGCCCTGCACACAATGACCCCTACGGAAGCAGAAGAAAGCCTGTCAGCCCTGCGCGAAATGGCCAAAGCACTGGACGACGGGCCACCGCAGTTCTAG
- a CDS encoding flagellar hook-basal body protein, translating to MQAGMFSGLFAALSTEHRMNYIANNLANANTRGYKRDTVAFKDTMVSYAFDEIREPLLNLKSDPLFPEPLNASRVRLAVSKIDFAQGSMQYSGNSLDMAINGENAFFRVATPTGEFLTRNGAFVLSENGTIMTPQGYPVQAQGGGNITIPPGTRHIQVSGDGQVIADNDVLGQIALVNVDNPQNLEKMGNNLYRPRENVQVAEGNAYLDGSRIEQGFTEAANVEVVPEMVNMIEVQRQFEAYQKVMQTSDTLDRAATEKVGRRQG from the coding sequence ATGCAAGCTGGCATGTTTAGCGGACTTTTTGCCGCACTCAGCACAGAGCACCGCATGAATTATATCGCCAATAATTTGGCGAATGCCAATACGCGAGGGTACAAGCGCGACACCGTGGCCTTTAAAGATACCATGGTCAGCTATGCCTTTGACGAAATCCGCGAACCGCTTTTGAACCTCAAGTCAGATCCGCTGTTCCCTGAGCCGCTCAATGCCTCAAGGGTGCGCTTGGCGGTGTCAAAGATCGATTTCGCCCAGGGGTCCATGCAGTATTCGGGTAATTCGCTGGATATGGCCATTAACGGTGAGAACGCCTTTTTTCGGGTGGCTACGCCCACTGGGGAGTTTCTTACCCGTAACGGTGCCTTTGTGCTGTCAGAAAACGGCACCATCATGACGCCGCAGGGCTATCCAGTACAAGCACAGGGCGGCGGCAACATTACCATCCCGCCGGGCACGCGGCACATTCAGGTGAGCGGCGACGGGCAGGTCATTGCAGACAACGACGTGCTTGGGCAGATCGCCCTGGTCAACGTGGATAACCCGCAAAATCTTGAAAAAATGGGCAACAACCTTTACCGCCCGCGTGAAAATGTGCAGGTGGCGGAAGGCAATGCCTATCTGGACGGCAGCCGTATTGAGCAGGGCTTTACCGAGGCCGCCAACGTGGAAGTGGTTCCGGAGATGGTGAACATGATTGAGGTGCAGCGTCAGTTTGAAGCCTATCAGAAGGTCATGCAGACCTCGGATACGCTGGACCGCGCCGCCACGGAAAAAGTGGGCCGCCGTCAGGGCTAG
- the ileS gene encoding isoleucine--tRNA ligase, whose amino-acid sequence MSDYKKTLNLPQTAFPMKANLAQREPETLKKWEAMNACGIMVEASGSKGSYILHDGPPYANGHIHMGTALNKILKDIIVKSRNMAGYTSRYVPGWDCHGLPIEHKVEQELKEKKKTLPAHVVRKLCREYASKWIDVQRKEFKRLGVLGNWEDPYMSMKPAYEAATADELANFVATGGVVRSKKPIHWCCSCHTALAEAEVEYYDHTSPSVYVRFSLPDEGLKKVFAAADPSRANVVIWTTTPWTLPDNMGVCLHPEFTYALVEAAGSQYILAEELLESCAAAFGWSDYTILDRAPGAKLEGLKARHPFYDRDSLVILGQHVTLEAGTGCVHTAPGHGREDYDVGLKYGLEVYSPMDDAGRFLPSVEFFAGLNVFEANPKVIEKLEEVGALLQKSKIKHSYPHCWRCKEPVIFRATTQWFISMEKNDLRTRALKAIDDEVCWIPAWGRERIHNMVEFRPDWCISRQRQWGVPIMALLCEDCGEAWNDPAWMHEMAARFANHPTGCDYWYEAELKDIVPEGLACPHCGGNHWKRETDILDVWFDSGTSFAAVLEKRPELGFPADLYLEGSDQHRGWFHSSLLVSEGTRNRAPYRSVLTHGYVVDGDGRKMSKSIGNVIAPQELIEKFGAEIVRLWVSSVEYREDIRISDEILGRLVDAYRRIRNTCRFILGNLNDISAQDLLPLDKLEPLDRFALDVAGRVHERVQQAYMDFDFHKVYHTLHNYCVTDLSSVYLDILKDRLYASAPASQERRSAQTALWHILCLLLRDMAPVLSFTAEEIFSHLPESLRGPEPTVFALPALEAAPYLFDEGTRDDWNVLLAVRGAVTKAIEPMRREGIIGHSLDTRITLFVADELRQRLEGLHTDLRAVCIVSQLQLEALDRAPQAAYQDEEIAGLAIGVEKARGEKCERCWIYSTDLGTDPEHPALCPRCTAVIKGMES is encoded by the coding sequence ATGAGTGATTATAAAAAAACGCTGAATTTGCCCCAAACCGCCTTTCCTATGAAGGCCAATCTGGCCCAGCGCGAGCCGGAAACCCTCAAGAAGTGGGAAGCCATGAATGCCTGTGGCATTATGGTAGAAGCTTCGGGCAGCAAGGGAAGCTACATCCTGCATGACGGCCCGCCTTACGCCAACGGGCATATTCACATGGGCACGGCGCTGAACAAGATTCTCAAGGATATTATTGTCAAATCCCGCAATATGGCGGGCTATACGTCGCGCTATGTACCCGGCTGGGACTGCCACGGCCTGCCCATCGAACACAAGGTTGAGCAGGAACTCAAGGAAAAGAAAAAGACTCTTCCGGCCCATGTGGTGCGCAAGCTCTGCCGCGAATACGCTTCAAAGTGGATTGACGTGCAGCGCAAGGAATTCAAGCGTCTGGGCGTGCTCGGTAACTGGGAAGATCCCTACATGAGCATGAAGCCCGCCTATGAAGCCGCCACGGCTGACGAACTGGCAAACTTTGTGGCCACGGGCGGCGTGGTTCGTTCCAAAAAGCCCATTCACTGGTGCTGCTCCTGCCATACGGCCCTGGCCGAGGCAGAGGTGGAATACTATGACCACACCTCGCCTTCCGTCTATGTGCGTTTTTCCTTGCCCGACGAGGGACTGAAAAAGGTCTTTGCCGCCGCTGATCCGTCGCGCGCGAATGTGGTCATCTGGACCACAACGCCCTGGACCCTCCCCGACAATATGGGCGTCTGCCTGCACCCAGAATTCACCTACGCTCTGGTGGAAGCCGCTGGCAGCCAGTATATTCTTGCCGAAGAATTGCTTGAATCCTGCGCAGCCGCGTTTGGCTGGAGCGACTATACCATTCTGGACCGCGCGCCCGGCGCGAAGCTTGAGGGCCTTAAAGCCCGTCATCCCTTCTATGATAGGGATTCACTGGTCATTCTTGGCCAGCATGTAACTTTGGAAGCTGGCACGGGTTGCGTACATACCGCTCCCGGTCACGGCCGCGAAGACTACGACGTGGGCCTCAAGTACGGGCTGGAAGTCTACTCGCCAATGGACGACGCAGGCCGCTTTTTGCCCAGCGTGGAATTTTTCGCGGGGTTGAATGTTTTTGAAGCCAACCCCAAGGTTATCGAAAAGCTTGAAGAAGTGGGCGCACTGCTGCAAAAGTCCAAAATCAAGCATTCGTACCCGCATTGCTGGCGCTGCAAAGAGCCCGTCATTTTCCGCGCAACCACTCAGTGGTTTATAAGCATGGAAAAGAACGATCTGCGTACCCGCGCCCTCAAGGCCATTGACGACGAAGTGTGCTGGATTCCCGCATGGGGCCGCGAGCGCATCCACAATATGGTGGAATTCCGCCCCGACTGGTGCATCTCGCGCCAGCGGCAGTGGGGCGTACCCATCATGGCCCTGCTGTGCGAAGACTGCGGCGAGGCCTGGAATGATCCGGCCTGGATGCACGAAATGGCCGCGCGTTTTGCCAATCATCCCACAGGCTGCGACTACTGGTACGAAGCCGAGCTGAAAGACATCGTGCCCGAGGGGCTTGCCTGCCCGCATTGCGGCGGCAACCACTGGAAGCGCGAAACCGATATTCTGGACGTGTGGTTCGACTCTGGCACAAGCTTTGCCGCCGTGCTTGAAAAGCGCCCCGAGCTGGGCTTTCCGGCGGATCTGTACCTGGAAGGCTCTGACCAGCACCGTGGCTGGTTCCACAGCTCGCTTCTGGTCAGCGAAGGCACGCGCAACCGCGCTCCTTACCGCTCCGTGCTCACGCACGGCTATGTGGTGGACGGCGATGGCCGCAAGATGTCAAAATCCATCGGCAACGTCATTGCGCCGCAGGAGCTTATTGAAAAGTTCGGCGCTGAAATCGTGCGTCTGTGGGTGTCCTCGGTAGAATACCGCGAAGACATCCGCATTTCGGACGAAATTCTTGGCCGTCTGGTGGATGCTTATCGCCGTATCCGCAACACCTGCCGCTTTATCCTCGGCAACCTGAACGATATTTCCGCTCAGGATCTGCTGCCGCTGGACAAGCTGGAGCCTCTGGACCGCTTTGCCCTGGACGTGGCCGGGCGCGTGCACGAGCGTGTGCAGCAGGCCTATATGGATTTTGACTTCCACAAGGTCTACCATACCCTGCATAACTATTGCGTCACCGACCTTTCGTCCGTGTATCTGGATATTCTCAAGGACCGCCTCTACGCTTCGGCCCCGGCCAGCCAAGAACGCCGTTCAGCCCAGACTGCTTTGTGGCACATTTTGTGTCTGCTGCTGCGCGACATGGCTCCGGTGCTGTCCTTCACGGCTGAAGAAATCTTCAGCCATCTGCCTGAAAGTCTGCGTGGCCCCGAACCCACGGTGTTTGCCCTGCCGGCTCTGGAAGCCGCGCCCTACCTTTTTGACGAAGGCACGCGCGACGACTGGAACGTGCTGCTGGCCGTGCGCGGCGCTGTAACCAAGGCCATCGAGCCCATGCGCCGTGAAGGCATCATCGGGCATTCCCTGGACACGCGCATCACCCTCTTTGTGGCTGACGAACTGCGTCAGCGGCTGGAAGGGCTGCATACCGACCTGCGTGCGGTGTGCATTGTGTCCCAGTTGCAGCTGGAAGCTCTGGACCGCGCCCCGCAGGCGGCGTATCAGGATGAAGAAATCGCGGGTCTTGCCATTGGCGTTGAAAAGGCGCGTGGCGAAAAATGCGAACGCTGCTGGATTTACAGCACCGATCTTGGCACTGACCCCGAGCACCCCGCCTTGTGCCCGCGTTGCACGGCGGTTATCAAGGGTATGGAATCCTGA
- the ybgF gene encoding tol-pal system protein YbgF, with amino-acid sequence MRTFRTLYLVTLACAALPLSACVSGGSSSGGSLSLEQQVQQHDVQLRQMQPSQADAWNQIQALRQELNAMKGQMDDLNNAGGARALVDRVNRHDEALRQVERSMALNLNLGEPGAAAPVAPVSQAPSTQTALQTPNYGQPAYGQAGAAGSVAAGSTAYAAAVPEGVQPYGGQAAAANSAHVPAQAPDGSNWGQPSPQPQVQAPQKDISLALFDAGVNAYNARKYDEAQRSFSDFLKNYKNHNLAPEAQFYMAECYFQRNQFADAALAYDKVIKDYPKSNSAPGAYLKQGISFSKLNQSAASKARLEELIKKYPNSPEAARAKTFLKTNK; translated from the coding sequence ATGCGCACATTCCGTACATTGTACCTTGTAACGCTGGCTTGCGCTGCTCTGCCGCTGAGCGCCTGCGTATCCGGCGGCAGCTCCAGTGGGGGCAGCCTCAGCCTTGAACAGCAGGTGCAGCAGCACGATGTGCAGTTGCGTCAAATGCAGCCTTCGCAGGCAGATGCCTGGAATCAGATTCAGGCCCTGCGCCAGGAACTGAACGCAATGAAAGGACAGATGGATGACCTCAACAATGCTGGCGGTGCGCGTGCCCTTGTGGACCGCGTGAATCGGCATGACGAGGCTCTGCGCCAGGTAGAACGCAGCATGGCGCTGAATCTGAACCTTGGTGAACCAGGGGCTGCCGCGCCGGTCGCTCCCGTGAGTCAGGCTCCTTCTACCCAGACGGCCCTGCAGACGCCCAATTATGGGCAGCCTGCCTATGGCCAGGCTGGAGCCGCCGGGTCTGTGGCTGCGGGCTCTACCGCGTATGCCGCAGCCGTGCCTGAAGGCGTGCAGCCTTACGGCGGCCAGGCGGCCGCTGCAAATTCCGCGCACGTTCCTGCCCAGGCTCCCGACGGCAGCAACTGGGGGCAGCCTTCGCCCCAGCCTCAGGTACAGGCCCCGCAAAAGGATATTTCGCTGGCGCTCTTTGATGCTGGCGTCAATGCCTACAATGCCCGCAAGTACGACGAGGCGCAGCGCTCCTTTTCAGATTTTCTGAAAAACTACAAGAACCACAATCTGGCTCCTGAAGCGCAGTTCTATATGGCCGAATGCTACTTCCAGCGCAATCAGTTCGCGGATGCAGCCCTGGCCTATGACAAGGTTATCAAGGACTATCCCAAGTCCAACAGCGCACCCGGCGCCTACCTCAAGCAGGGCATCAGCTTCAGCAAGCTCAATCAGAGTGCGGCTTCCAAGGCCCGCCTGGAAGAGCTCATCAAGAAGTACCCCAATTCGCCCGAGGCGGCCCGCGCCAAGACCTTCCTGAAGACCAACAAGTAA
- the flgG gene encoding flagellar basal-body rod protein FlgG, with the protein MMRSLWTGATGMVAQQLNIDVISNNLANVNTTGFKKSRAEFEDLMYQTMRMAGSITEGDNRLPVGIQVGMGTRPTAVHKFFTQGDFQNTGNTLDVAIEGDGFFQVDVNGELMYTRAGSFKLNQDGTVVTANGYILQPEFAVPAETKNISISSSGHIAALDSQGQELAGAEIPLYTFINSAGLDARGRNLFTPTEASGDAVEGVPGTENVGTLAQGFLEMSNVEVVDEMVNMIVGQRAYEVNSKSIQTSDSMLGIAVQLKRS; encoded by the coding sequence ATGATGCGTTCCCTTTGGACTGGAGCCACCGGCATGGTGGCGCAGCAACTCAATATTGACGTCATTTCCAACAACCTGGCCAACGTCAACACCACGGGCTTCAAAAAAAGCCGCGCGGAATTTGAAGACCTCATGTACCAGACCATGCGCATGGCCGGGTCTATTACAGAAGGCGACAACCGCTTGCCTGTGGGCATTCAGGTGGGTATGGGCACACGCCCTACGGCTGTGCACAAGTTTTTCACCCAGGGCGACTTTCAGAACACCGGCAACACGCTGGACGTAGCCATTGAGGGCGACGGTTTTTTTCAGGTGGATGTGAACGGCGAGCTTATGTACACCCGCGCCGGCTCCTTCAAGCTGAATCAGGATGGTACGGTGGTAACGGCCAACGGCTATATCCTTCAGCCGGAATTTGCCGTGCCCGCTGAAACCAAAAATATCTCCATATCCTCGTCCGGTCATATCGCCGCTCTCGATTCGCAAGGGCAGGAGTTGGCCGGGGCAGAGATTCCGCTTTATACCTTCATCAACTCCGCGGGCCTCGACGCTCGCGGGCGCAACCTCTTCACCCCTACAGAAGCCTCTGGCGACGCCGTGGAAGGTGTGCCAGGCACTGAAAACGTGGGCACCCTGGCACAGGGCTTTCTGGAAATGTCCAACGTGGAAGTGGTGGACGAAATGGTCAACATGATCGTTGGCCAGCGCGCCTATGAGGTCAACTCCAAGTCCATCCAGACTTCAGACTCCATGCTTGGCATCGCGGTTCAGCTCAAGCGCAGCTAG